The Deltaproteobacteria bacterium genome has a segment encoding these proteins:
- a CDS encoding methyl-accepting chemotaxis protein — protein sequence MANVRKSKSGGKSFGITAKILSLGGALLLMMVGTLGYVSWEIDKQSQFLDTEMNAMLHEQSRASDGQWQAFVESTLVNNIIQTYLDMSYWLTDLAASLLSEAETNAEAKREELNKLLAELKVTNSQLVSELDPLINSYYETIIKSVDAYADGNRVLGNSLLSEARKTAITVKDKLERTREAAKVAADAAKSKGHESTEKANASAKQIIGNNSTLRNLSVVMIGVSLVVGVILSLWFARYLSNSIKHIMTRLSQGSDEVNAAANQVALSSQTLASGASEQAASLEETAASLEQVSSMVKQNSENAAHADTLSTKVRELSEHGVSEMNELNDAIGEVRRAADETAAIIKTIDDIAFQTNLLALNAAVEAARAGDAGKGFAVVAEEVRSLAQRSAEAAKTTTEKIQRSKGLADNGVAVSERVAKSLQQINDNAIQAAELVRQIANASSEQTRGLDQVNIAVTELDKLTQQNAATAEESSAASSELLGQASNVNGIVGDLSCLVDGNKGGTVGANRAKKVSPKQKSMANTKGGVVKKTAKAPTAKGSEGAKATNGELAPVPAGPVSRDEFDLHEMHDESW from the coding sequence ATGGCAAACGTAAGAAAATCTAAAAGTGGCGGTAAGAGCTTTGGCATAACGGCAAAGATACTCAGCCTCGGCGGAGCGCTGCTATTAATGATGGTTGGAACTCTTGGCTATGTATCCTGGGAGATAGATAAGCAAAGCCAGTTCCTCGATACAGAAATGAATGCGATGTTGCATGAGCAATCGAGAGCTTCTGACGGACAGTGGCAAGCATTTGTCGAGTCGACGCTCGTAAATAATATCATTCAAACCTATTTAGATATGAGTTACTGGTTGACTGATCTAGCTGCTAGTCTTTTAAGTGAGGCCGAGACGAACGCTGAAGCTAAACGAGAAGAGTTAAATAAGCTGCTTGCTGAGCTAAAAGTCACGAATTCACAGCTCGTTTCCGAGTTAGATCCGCTAATAAACTCGTATTACGAGACTATTATCAAGTCCGTTGATGCATATGCTGATGGAAATCGCGTTTTGGGAAACTCGCTGCTCTCGGAGGCTCGAAAGACTGCAATCACCGTAAAGGATAAGTTAGAGCGAACACGCGAAGCCGCGAAAGTTGCCGCGGATGCTGCAAAGAGCAAGGGGCATGAGTCAACGGAAAAGGCGAACGCATCGGCTAAACAGATAATTGGCAACAATAGTACGCTTAGAAATCTCTCGGTAGTAATGATAGGCGTTTCGCTTGTAGTTGGAGTAATTCTTTCGCTTTGGTTTGCAAGATATTTGTCTAATTCTATTAAGCACATTATGACAAGACTTAGCCAGGGGTCAGATGAAGTTAATGCCGCTGCAAACCAGGTAGCTTTAAGCAGTCAAACTTTGGCCAGTGGCGCGAGCGAGCAGGCTGCCTCTCTCGAAGAAACGGCGGCTTCCTTGGAGCAGGTATCTTCGATGGTTAAGCAAAATTCTGAGAACGCCGCTCATGCCGACACTCTTTCTACTAAGGTTAGGGAGCTTTCCGAGCATGGCGTTTCTGAGATGAATGAGCTAAATGATGCAATTGGCGAGGTGCGACGCGCTGCGGACGAGACTGCTGCTATAATTAAGACTATCGACGACATTGCATTCCAGACAAATCTTTTGGCGCTAAATGCTGCTGTTGAGGCAGCTCGTGCTGGAGATGCTGGAAAAGGCTTCGCTGTTGTGGCCGAAGAGGTTAGAAGCCTTGCACAGAGAAGTGCTGAAGCTGCGAAGACGACGACGGAAAAAATTCAGCGCTCTAAGGGGTTGGCTGATAATGGGGTTGCCGTTAGCGAAAGAGTTGCAAAGTCTTTGCAACAAATAAACGACAACGCCATTCAAGCAGCGGAGCTTGTGCGACAGATTGCGAACGCTAGCTCCGAACAGACCCGCGGCTTGGATCAAGTGAATATTGCAGTTACCGAACTCGATAAGCTAACTCAGCAAAATGCTGCAACTGCTGAAGAGTCTTCGGCTGCATCAAGCGAGCTTCTTGGTCAGGCTAGCAATGTAAATGGGATTGTGGGCGATCTGTCATGCCTAGTGGACGGCAATAAGGGTGGAACTGTTGGTGCAAATAGGGCAAAGAAAGTTTCGCCAAAGCAGAAGTCAATGGCAAACACAAAGGGTGGAGTGGTAAAGAAAACGGCAAAAGCTCCAACAGCTAAGGGTTCAGAAGGGGCAAAAGCGACTAATGGCGAGCTTGCTCCAGTGCCTGCGGGGCCAGTAAGTAGAGATGAGTTTGACTTACACGAAATGCACGACGAAAGCTGGTAG